One genomic segment of Methanothermobacter wolfeii includes these proteins:
- a CDS encoding MarR family winged helix-turn-helix transcriptional regulator, producing the protein MNPKIPLRGLLSIILRSHRVFISRELEDMNLTDAQVACILRVNHRPGVTQDELAWFFQVDKGTIARTIRRLEDRGFLNRKQDPDNRRRYMLSLTEKGRQAIPIIMDAERKWAELLFRNMTMEEQEAFIRMCQRLAEEAMEIRRIEDDRRR; encoded by the coding sequence TTGAATCCAAAGATACCACTAAGAGGGCTTCTCTCAATAATCCTCAGGAGCCACAGGGTCTTCATATCAAGGGAACTTGAAGACATGAACCTCACAGACGCCCAAGTGGCATGCATACTTCGCGTAAACCACAGACCTGGAGTCACCCAGGACGAACTGGCCTGGTTCTTCCAGGTGGACAAGGGGACCATAGCAAGGACCATCAGGCGACTGGAAGACAGGGGATTTTTAAATAGAAAACAGGACCCAGATAACAGAAGGAGATACATGCTCAGTCTCACAGAGAAGGGCAGGCAGGCCATACCTATCATAATGGATGCTGAGAGGAAATGGGCAGAACTCCTGTTCAGAAACATGACCATGGAAGAACAGGAAGCATTCATCAGGATGTGCCAGAGGCTTGCAGAGGAGGCAATGGAGATAAGGAGGATTGAAGATGACAGAAGGCGTTAA